The Euwallacea similis isolate ESF13 chromosome 18, ESF131.1, whole genome shotgun sequence sequence acatttgtCTCTCTGAGAGTTTAATCTCATAGCGTTTATCTTTAGTAAGCATTTTTAAGAGGTCTTGTTTAAGTAAAcaataaatgttattgttCCTTCACCATCACCACACAGTACGCATATTCATGAACCATTTCATCTTTCTTTCACTAGGAATTTTTAACATGTAATTAGGAACATTTGGCTTTTATTAGACTGCTTGAtctttgtaaaaatgtttttatgtatTACCTATTTTAAACTCACATTTCAAACATATTCCTAGTAATATTAGGTATATGTATAAATCACCATACAgcacaaatgaaaataaaaataaagctgCTGCTCTGATACAAGACAAATCAGTACAATTGccaattaatttgaataatgcCTGAGTTTAGCACCCTTATAGCATATTTTAAGGTATTAAAATATCTGCAGGTTCAACTGTCCTTTTCACCTTGATACTCCCAAAAAATTCATCAGACAGACCCAATAGTACCAATATAGGATGAATGAAAAGTCTACCTATCAGCACTTCACCATCCAAACACAGGATGCACTGAACTAGAGGCTTAATTGCCGGTTGTTTACCTAATAACCTTTGaactaaatgaaaattggAGTTTAAAAGCTATCAAACtcaattatttgaaacatCCAGCTAGAGAACACTGTTGATTGTGCTAAAAGCATCAGTTTTAGATACATTCAGTTATTTCAGCTTAAACAcgtatattttattgtttaagcATATAAGGTATTGTTTTTAACAAGAtaagtttaaatattattctcatCTTGGTAAATATTACTGGCATGTACTTTAGAAATTCATTTAGGAATTTACTATCAAGGATTTCTAATTCTCacacatatttgaaatcagTAATTGGCACTAAATAGATTATCATTTTAGCCCAAATAACTTACTAGGGATGACTCCCGGGCCGCTAGGACCCATTCCAGGTTGGTTAATAATAGGTCCAGTAGGTGAGGGACCTCCATAAGGTGGAGAACCATAAGGGCCCGGAGGATAATGTCCGCCTTGCGGTAGAGAATACCCAGATCCTGGCCCATAGTTCGGAGGTGGGCCATAACCAGGTGCATTGGGGGTTACATACCCTGGGTTTGGAGGAGGTGGATATGGTGCTATAAGTGCATGAGTGAATATTGCAACTTTCTCTTAAGCTCATACATCATTGTATCAACTAAGATGGTTTATTAGCAGCAATTAACATGCATTAGAAGCAGTTTTCCTCCAAAACTAATGTATTGGTTAGATACTTACTGTTATATGGAGTAGGATACGTTCCTTGTTGGCCTTGAGGAGGTGTGTATGGATAAGACATTATTCACGctagagaaaacttcacaaaCGCTAATACTACAAATTGAAACTAGCAGTACTTCGTCAATAAAGTGCTAAAAAGCAATATTAGTCATTGCTGTATTTAGGAACATACTCAATTGTTAGTCAGCTTTATATAAATTAGCTGCACGTACTTTGGTAGCTCTAGGCTTACCAAAACTCTAAATTTATGTGTGGATTGACCTCTCTTGCATAACTCAACCTCAAACAGAATATTTAGCTCTAAAATCTAATTCgagatataaataaaattagtctAAAAATTCCATGAATCTAgacttgtttgttttatttcccAGATGAGACAGGATTATTTGACAGAGGCGTCACTGTCATAAGGACAAGTGACGGAAGGTCATTAGGGAAAGTGTATTCGGAAAACTGTACTAAGATCGCTTTAAGAACAATGGAACAGGAAAATTATTGCCCATCATTCATAAGTCGCAAACCACCAGCCTTTATTTTCTGTATTATCAAACTTCTATGAATAATCTTTAGCTGCtttactttaataaaatagagGGATAATTGTAAGCACCCCAATAATATGCTCACATACGAAAAGTCCGAGAACGAGAATTcgattgaaattaaaaattaggagattttaaggaaaaaatgttacatgaaTGTATATGCGCTAGCggtttgttattaaaatacaagattgaaacttttttcacaAAACTATTTCACAGGTCCTGTATAAACACAATGTGTCCAGCTAGACTGGATGTAGGTACTTGGGTCGTTTATAAGAACATTCTGTTTCAAGTATGAAGTGAATTAAATTAGCCAAAAGTGTCTGTTTTGCATCCTCAATGATAATCTAAGATCagattgtaagaaaaatggttaGTTTCTATAAAAACTTGTATCTATATCTTATTTGTTACTTAACACATGTATATATGTTCGCCAAATTGTCAAGTGTAAAAGGGTATCTCCGAtgattccaaaaatatatttttactaaaaataacgTTGGATAAAACAGAATTTGGCTTTAAACCGAAATAGCATAGAGACAACACGTCTAAATGGTAAAACAtcagtttatttatattaagaaCGCAGGTTATTTAACTCTTTAGTTGCAAACTATTACAGTCATAACTTATTTAGTAGGTGAAACGAGCGTATGTTGCGGTTATAAAATTCTTCCTTTTTGCCACTCTAAAACAGATATTTATGGTGATTCGGTGATATCGGTAGATTACGGATCTGGATCCATGTTTTGTCATGTATTAATCACAATTAGGATTTTCTGTATACCGAAGGAGCTCGATTCTTAAGTGATAATGCATTTTCAGCTGAAATCACAAGTCGAAAGTGTTTTTAGCGACTCGCCTCATTCTTCCCAGCATCATATACGTCCTTTTATCATGTGTCCAAAATTACACGTTTTCCTTTTGCCACGAATCCATGGCTATACATACTTTACTGACAACGAAATATTGCTTTTGATCCTCTTACACGGGACAAACACTTAAACGTATGTTATATGCAACAGGACCGGCCTCAGCATTTCTGGCGCCCTGagcgaaatttttattcatcgCCCacctattttcaaaaaagtccACCCACCAGGAAAGTCCTCTGCCCAATTTCGCCCCTTCATAAGGTCGGTAATAATATATGAAATActgagcaaatttttttaaaggtaacattattcattaataattgcGCGATATTTTCAATAGCTTAAAGAATTTAGGCATCCAGGTCCTTGCCACTGATCTCCAGCACTATctaaaaacgaaaatacaCAAAGTCATTTTAGGCACAAATCCAGGATCGAGGATTTTTCGGATTGGGGTCGAGGTCCCCAAATGTggataaattcacaaaattttaaattatacgaGCGTATGTACTAACAATAAAATGATGGAAAAGCAAATAAGATAAAAAGTGCTCGGGgttatttataacttttgaTCCATATTGTTTGTCTGGCGTCTGgcgtttttaatatttttggcagTTATTTTATACTGGGTATAGGTAGCTATTTTACTTGACTCAAAGTTCTTGCAGACAATATTTCTGTCTACTttgtagaaataaaaaataaaaaatttaatacatacacaattttaattaaaaataactttctttatAACAGGAACAATGAAAACATAAGGGTGTAGTAACtacatattgttttaaaattaggtCACTATTTTAATCTCGtcatataaaattgttatcaCAAGTAGTTTACATTATATTTCACTTCCTAGAATTATTACACATTCCTCCTCTAACATTTTTTACGCTCAATCAcactataataaataaaaatcagagTATTGCGATGCTTTTAGGCCAGAGAACATTATATTGGGACCTTTCTGTTGGATACATAACAGTCAACATTATGACGTTCAATTACTTTCttcatatttactttattaattataaccCACAATTAGCAAGACAAGCGTTCCATAAAAGGGGAAAATACTGGTTCCAATATAACGTACTTATGCCTATTGAATTGGTTTCGTACTGTCTTTGTTGTATGCAAATGTTTATCAGTGGTTAAATAACATAAACACCataaatttctctaaatttcttgctcaacaatttttaatagcaGAGTTTTAGCAGTCGACAGAgcctttgaaaattaatacaaacaatttatatcaaaattatatagAACGATAGAAATCAACTAAGTGAACATAAAATTCACGTGATGATGGTTGTttctcaaataattaaaaaacatttagacatatacgaaaaatatttaaaaaatttaaaccccAATTTCCTGTATCGTggtaatgaataattttcagacttaagtttatatgaatttttatatcaacTTTGATAGTTCTATAGACTCTTAAAGTCCTGCCATAAAACTAAACCGCCTTGCCTATTTTCCCTTTCAACACGGAGAGCTTCGTAGCCTATATCTCACAAGTAAAATCTGAAGACATCCATAGGACATACATAAAAGCCTTAATCTATATACAGAagaatcaatttaaataaaatatgtatatccaTTTTTGTGTATAATGCATCAGAATCACATTTCCATTAAAAGAACCAAAGAATATACATCTCAATAATACTCAAATATTAAGGCAACGTAGTTTCTTGCCAGGAACTCTAGCCGTATGTTCAAAGGTCTCGATCCTCGCTTCCCCATTGCGCCTTCCTTGACTAGGACTTGAGTCCCTAGAGGTAGCTCTCACTATATACGTTACGCAGCCCTCCCCAGACCCCATAAGAGATTTCAGGCAAATTTCCCGCGATTGTATTAGAGATAGCACCTAACAACCCTTCTTTTACTTAAGGCACGGATCGATTTGAGTCGAACTTACCTTctcttcaatttcaaaaagatGACTGTCATGCTTGCCAGGAAAGTGTCGCCTCATGAATTGGGCAAGCCGCATTAGATATTCTACATTGTGCCCACTAGATCCCTCACGGGTCACAATTTGGTCGGCAATTTCTTCTAGACTACTGTCACCAAGCCAGTGGATGTTTGAGGGAGCCGCCATGTACACCAGTACCTTAATAGTTCCACCTGCGTGAACAAGTAAATTTTGAGGATTTGAGTGATTGGGTTGAGAGTAAACAAACCTTCTAATGAGTAAAAATCTGTAAACTTTTGAATGTAACCTCCTTGTTCACATTCCCGGTGGTTCAAATATGGAATGGCCGCTTCTTCACTTATTGCAAAGGCTACTCCATAAACTTTGCCCTGAAATTGAATTCATACACAGGGTTGTGCCTAAGTTAAGGAGGATATAGAGGATATTgcggtgaacaatttttgcacaGAAATCCCTTTTaaaa is a genomic window containing:
- the LOC136414767 gene encoding glutathione-specific gamma-glutamylcyclotransferase 1, which translates into the protein MERVIEPAVLEDRVSDSETKGLWVFGYGSLCWKPGFEFHKAVLGSVNGFQRRFWQGNATHRGTTDKPGRVATLVDDSEGKVYGVAFAISEEAAIPYLNHRECEQGGYIQKFTDFYSLEGGTIKVLVYMAAPSNIHWLGDSSLEEIADQIVTREGSSGHNVEYLMRLAQFMRRHFPGKHDSHLFEIEEKVLSLIQSREICLKSLMGSGEGCVTYIVRATSRDSSPSQGRRNGEARIETFEHTARVPGKKLRCLNI